In Oreochromis niloticus isolate F11D_XX linkage group LG18, O_niloticus_UMD_NMBU, whole genome shotgun sequence, one genomic interval encodes:
- the LOC109195420 gene encoding transferrin receptor protein 1 — translation MEGDTGHVEIIQSSDINEPFGVGNHLNRKSSRKPDVHQKCGCTPKVLCFTAAVIILVFIFGYLIGYLVHRNKDLAPTCAPSAFRYEDIPHETGAAPLMDWDDVKKLLAQKLTTSSMDAVLGQLSSSNHRAGSPGDEDLGNKVLKKFKEYGMKTWTDEHFVKVQDPPASGYNRIVFKNGSEERPTGFLSYSASGTARGAVLYARYGEEKDLKQLKDMNIDMNGRVMLVRAGRISFAEKVANAAKVNASAVLIYPDPADYSIGESSPLFGHVHMGSGDPYTPGFPSFNYTQFPPVQSSGLPNILAQTITTGMGTKILRQLGGRAQPDGWESINRLGDESDVITVEVNNVLTEKRINNVFGVIKGFVDADRYVVIGAQRDAWGPGFAASTVGTSVLVELARSISDMVENDGFKPRRSIVFASWSAGEYGSVGATEWLEGYLSSLSMKAFTYINLDGIVTGQNGFKVAASPLLHSLVQNALKEVNYDKDKSLLSQFGKNNWESTILEPLRMDSAAYPFLAFSGIPSVAFRFHSGSSDYPYFGTTLDTQQNLNSITASQVPQLAVRAGQFAGHIALRLVHDHLLQMDLKKYNQLIRSHVVQINARVKNVQRLQPQLLPKALTVQWLIMASGSYSRASSALAADIQNSDLEDIEMCRVINDRIMTVERNFLSPYVSPRDSPFRHILLGSGPHTLKALTSHLDSLKTANPDADAELFRNQFAQATWTIQTCANSLAGDIWSLDNEI, via the exons ATGGAAGGTGACACGGGCCATGTGGAGATTATACAGTCATCTGACATAAATGAGCCGTTTGGGGTTGGAAATCACCTCAATCGCAAGTCAAGCCGCAAACCAGACGTCCATCAAAAATGTGGATGTACACCCAAGGTCCTCTGCTTCACAGCAGCTGTTATCATCCTCGTCTTCATCTTCG GCTATTTGATTGGCTACCTGGTCCATCGAAATAAGGATTTGGCTCCCACCTGTGCACCCTCTGCTTTCCGTTATGAAGATATTCCCCATGAGACCGGTGCTGCTCCCCTCATGGACTGGGATGATGTGAAAAAGCTTCTTGCTCAAAAACTGACTACATCCAGTATGGACGCTGTCCTTGG TCAGCTGAGCAGTAGCAACCACCGGGCTGGTTCTCCTGGTGATGAAGATCTGGGGAACAAGGTGCTCAAGAAGTTTAAGGAGTACGGCATGAAGACCTGGACTGATGAGCACTTTGTCAAGGTTCAGGACCCCCCAGCATCTGGATACAACAGAATAGTTTTCAAGAACGGGTCAGAGGAACGTCCAACAGGTTTCCTGTCCTACAGCGCCAGTGGAACAGCAAGG GGTGCAGTGCTGTATGCCCGTTATGGAGAGGAAAAGGACCTGAAGCAGTTAAAGGACATGAACATCGACATGAATGGCAGAGTGATGCTGGTCAGAGCTGGAAGGATCAGCTTTGCTGAGAAG GTAGCCAATGCAGCCAAAGTGAACGCCTCTGCTGTGCTGATCTACCCAGACCCTGCTGATTACTCGATCGGCGAGAGCAGTCCGCTCTTTGGACAT GTGCACATGGGCTCTGGGGATCCCTACACCCCAGGCTTCCCCTCCTTCAACTACACCCAGTTTCCACCTGTGCAGTCTTCAGGCCTGCCAAATATTTTGGCTCAGACTATCACAACAGGCATGGGAACCAAAATTCTGAG GCAGCTCGGGGGTAGAGCTCAGCCAGATGGTTGGGAGAGCATCAACAGACTTGGAGATGAGAGCGATGTTATTACTGTGGAAGTCAACAATGTCCTTACTGAGAAAAGGATAAATAATGTCTTTGGGGTCATCAAAGGCTTTGTGGATGCAG ATCGATACGTGGTCATTGGGGCCCAGAGGGATGCGTGGGGCCCGGGCTTTGCGGCATCAACCGTGGGCACCAGCGTCCTCGTTGAGCTGGCGCGGTCCATCTCTGACATGGTGGAGAACG ATGGATTCAAACCGAGGAGGAGCATCGTGTTTGCGAGCTGGAGCGCGGGAGAGTATGGGAGTGTTGGCGCCACCGAGTGGTTGGAG GGTTATTTGTCCTCTCTGAGCATGAAAGCATTCACCTACATCAACCTGGACGGCATTGTGACAG GTCAGAATGGGTTTAAAGTAGCAGCCAGCCCGTTGCTGCACAGCCTGGTCCAAAACGCTCTGAAAGAG GTGAACTATGACAAGGACAAGTCTCTTCTTTCTCAGTTTGGAAAGAACAACTGGGAGTCTACTAT TCTGGAGCCTCTGAGGATGGACAGTGCTGCGTATCCTTTCCTCGCCTTCTCCGGCATTCCCTCAGTCGCTTTCAGATTCCACTCTGGAAGTTCA GACTACCCGTACTTTGGCACAACCCTGGACACCCAACAAAACCTGAACTCTATCACAGCCAGCCAGGTTCCTCAGCTGGCTGTGAGAGCGGGCCAGTTTGCAGGTCACATAGCGCTGAGGCTGGTCCATGACCACCTGCTGCAGATGGACCTGAAGAAGTACAACCAGCTCATACGCAGCCACGTGGTTCAGATTAATGCGAGGGTCAAGAATGTTCAGAGG TTGCAGCCCCAGCTGTTGCCCAAAGCTCTGACAGTGCAGTGGTTGATCATGGCCTCTGGCTCCTACAGCCGTGCCTCTAGCGCGCTGGCAGCCGACATCCAGAACAGCGACCTGGAGGACATCGAGATGTGCCGCGTGATCAATGACCGCATCATGACG GTGGAAAGGAACTTCCTGTCACCCTACGTTTCTCCCAGAGACAGCCCCTTCCGTCACATCCTGCTGGGCTCCGGTCCCCACACCCTCAAAGCTCTGACCAGCCACCTCGACTCTTTGAAGACTGCCAACCCCGACGCCGATGCCGAGCTGTTCCGCAACCAGTTTGCCCAGGCGACCTGGACCATTCAGACCTGTGCCAACTCCCTAGCAGGGGACATCTGGTCTCTGGATAATGAAATCTAG